Proteins from a genomic interval of Oceanispirochaeta crateris:
- the lgt gene encoding prolipoprotein diacylglyceryl transferase has translation MLYIYFPEWLKPEIIPGLPVRWYGLMYILAFAVTYLLFKKQMKEESIDISDDDVSNLFFAGILGLILGARLMSALVYDTSGIYWSKPWLIFWPFMGGQFVGLQGMSYHGGLIGTLVAVVIYCRRHKIYFPALADRIVLGVPLGYTFGRLGNFINGELYGRVTTSSVGMVFPYAGRFSPAEEWVKETASKIGMDISGMSAVNLPRHPSQLYEAFGEGILLWIFLWFVIRKRKKFEGAVIGWYLIGYGSVRFVIEYFREPDAGLDFPLLWGNPSPNYIFASLFNFTTGQIFCFAMILSGLLCLLLFRWKDRRRKGPGLFV, from the coding sequence ATGTTATATATATATTTTCCAGAATGGTTAAAACCAGAAATAATTCCAGGTTTACCTGTCCGTTGGTATGGTCTCATGTACATTTTAGCATTTGCTGTTACCTACCTCCTGTTTAAAAAACAGATGAAAGAGGAATCTATTGATATCAGCGATGATGATGTTTCCAATCTGTTTTTTGCCGGTATTCTCGGTTTGATTCTGGGTGCCCGGCTGATGTCTGCTTTAGTCTATGATACGTCCGGAATCTACTGGAGTAAACCTTGGCTGATTTTCTGGCCTTTTATGGGAGGACAGTTTGTTGGTCTTCAGGGAATGTCCTATCATGGCGGCCTCATCGGTACTCTGGTCGCTGTCGTTATATATTGTCGAAGACATAAAATCTATTTCCCGGCTTTAGCCGACAGAATCGTTTTGGGTGTTCCCCTGGGATATACATTTGGTCGTCTGGGAAACTTCATAAATGGTGAGCTTTATGGCAGAGTGACAACCAGTTCTGTTGGAATGGTTTTTCCCTATGCCGGCCGCTTTTCTCCCGCCGAAGAGTGGGTTAAAGAAACAGCCAGTAAAATAGGGATGGATATCAGTGGTATGTCTGCAGTGAACCTCCCGCGTCATCCTTCGCAGCTGTATGAAGCCTTTGGAGAAGGAATCCTCCTTTGGATCTTTCTCTGGTTTGTCATCAGAAAACGAAAGAAGTTTGAAGGGGCTGTCATAGGCTGGTATCTGATCGGGTATGGTTCTGTTCGTTTTGTTATCGAGTATTTCCGAGAACCCGATGCTGGATTGGATTTCCCGCTATTGTGGGGAAATCCTTCACCCAATTATATTTTTGCTTCTCTTTTTAACTTTACGACAGGTCAAATTTTCTGTTTTGCCATGATTCTTAGTGGATTACTATGTCTACTTTTATTTCGTTGGAAAGACCGGCGACGTAAAGGGCCAGGACTGTTTGTATGA
- a CDS encoding alpha-amylase family glycosyl hydrolase has product MPGRLFIERSKQKTLNMTSLQLSSQSEARQLSGIINETYALQPPIKAGELYLTAVISEFYSLAISEYMKDLRSAHGPVTLCNIILKKNESSWNSLLSRMDEHFPAEKTYDLTADPLSLERRLTDILVLRLLNSNKGCRGLRLLFSDRALHGKAYNNILDSLEELLSQFSPLPGWDTILTDLLLTPSKLYPDSLEEQIRFITNKYDFIKNKTAYLSALDLSREENKIGLTGPGPVEGIDLSFDEDDAAHFSIDSDWMPNLILLAKNCYVWLHQLSEQYNRPIRYLNEIPGEELDELSRRGITGLWLIGIWERSTASKTIKRICGNPEAEASAYSLKNYRISDDLGGWEALQTLKERCFQKGIRLASDMVPNHTGIDSDWMIEHPEYFLQTRISPYPGYTFKGMDLSSDSRISLYLEDGYYNRSDAAVVFLREDNSNGEKQYIYHGNDGTSMPWNDTAQLDFMNPLVREELIKLILQVAEDFPIIRFDAAMTLARKHIQRLWYPQPGDGGAIPSRSAYSMSEKEFREHMPEEFWREVVDRINKEAPNTLLLAEAFWMMEGYFVRNLGMHRVYNSAFMNLLKTEDNQEFRKILKETLKSNPRILKRFVNFMNNPDEDTAVSQFGKGDKYFGICTLLVTLPGLPMIGHGQFEGLTEKYGMEYRRSYFDEVADQDLMNRHEREIYPLMKKRILFAGARKFHLFDFRSRDTVNEDVYAYSNSRENDHALVLFNNSNKLAEGLIQEETIKGIISEDGEYQGESSETLGEILHLSPTGFTLLFETKKRLWYIHRNSEILKYGLPVKLYGYQSKVFYPILQQEDDEEKRLEKLILKTGGRGVPDLDRALKFSELEPLIHMMKTFLESRVIDTPVMSDLITSLSKTLIRIRKILDRKENHRKPRTQERLILEDIVRPSFMSLMLCDLDDTRLFYMARFYQKWIEESPVDIDSLKSLWKETLLSADFNSWFGINQYKEIIWFNRERMDEAFWWFSVLCGLKFLTLKGSEQDLILMKELPRFLSDLQKSIAESEYRISQIFV; this is encoded by the coding sequence ATGCCGGGACGCCTGTTTATTGAAAGATCGAAACAAAAGACTCTTAATATGACAAGCCTTCAACTGAGTTCACAGTCGGAGGCTAGGCAACTGTCCGGCATCATCAATGAAACATATGCTCTCCAACCCCCCATTAAGGCTGGAGAGCTCTACTTAACAGCCGTGATTTCAGAATTTTACTCACTGGCTATCTCAGAATATATGAAGGACCTACGAAGCGCCCACGGTCCTGTCACCCTCTGTAATATAATCCTCAAAAAAAATGAAAGTTCCTGGAACTCTCTTCTCTCCCGGATGGATGAACACTTTCCTGCTGAAAAGACTTATGATCTTACAGCAGATCCTCTTAGCCTGGAACGCCGGTTGACAGATATTTTGGTTTTACGATTACTGAACAGCAACAAAGGCTGCCGCGGATTAAGACTTTTATTTTCTGATCGGGCCCTACATGGCAAAGCCTACAATAACATCTTGGACTCACTGGAAGAGCTTCTGTCACAATTTTCTCCTCTTCCCGGCTGGGACACCATTCTAACAGACCTGCTTCTGACCCCATCCAAGCTCTATCCGGACTCACTGGAAGAGCAAATACGTTTTATTACAAATAAATATGATTTTATAAAAAATAAAACAGCTTATCTGAGTGCCCTTGACCTTTCTCGGGAGGAAAACAAAATCGGTTTGACCGGTCCTGGACCTGTGGAAGGCATAGACTTGTCCTTCGACGAAGATGATGCAGCCCACTTCAGCATCGACTCAGACTGGATGCCCAACCTGATTCTTCTTGCCAAGAATTGCTATGTATGGCTCCATCAACTCTCTGAACAATACAATCGTCCCATTCGATATTTAAATGAAATACCTGGAGAAGAACTGGATGAATTAAGCCGGCGAGGAATCACTGGACTCTGGCTCATAGGCATATGGGAACGCAGTACTGCCAGCAAAACAATTAAAAGAATCTGTGGGAATCCAGAGGCCGAAGCGTCTGCCTATTCTCTCAAAAATTACAGGATTTCCGATGATCTTGGCGGTTGGGAGGCTCTACAGACTCTGAAAGAGCGCTGTTTTCAGAAAGGGATACGCCTGGCAAGCGATATGGTCCCCAACCATACAGGGATTGATTCTGACTGGATGATAGAGCACCCAGAGTACTTCTTGCAAACAAGAATTAGCCCTTACCCAGGATATACTTTTAAGGGTATGGATCTGAGTTCCGATTCCAGAATTAGCCTTTATCTTGAAGATGGATACTACAACAGAAGTGATGCGGCAGTCGTTTTCTTGAGAGAAGATAACAGCAATGGTGAAAAACAGTACATCTACCATGGTAATGACGGTACATCTATGCCTTGGAATGATACTGCCCAGCTGGATTTTATGAATCCCCTTGTCCGTGAAGAGCTGATCAAACTGATCCTTCAGGTTGCCGAAGATTTTCCGATTATTCGCTTTGACGCCGCCATGACTCTGGCAAGAAAACACATACAGCGTTTGTGGTACCCCCAGCCAGGAGACGGGGGAGCTATTCCCTCAAGATCGGCCTATAGTATGTCAGAAAAGGAATTCAGAGAGCATATGCCCGAAGAATTCTGGAGAGAAGTCGTAGACCGTATCAACAAAGAGGCCCCCAACACACTTCTTTTGGCAGAGGCGTTTTGGATGATGGAAGGATATTTTGTTCGGAACTTGGGGATGCACCGAGTCTATAATTCAGCGTTTATGAATCTGCTAAAAACAGAAGACAACCAGGAATTCAGGAAAATTTTAAAAGAAACATTAAAATCAAATCCCCGGATACTCAAGCGCTTTGTGAACTTTATGAATAATCCCGATGAGGATACTGCGGTCAGCCAGTTTGGGAAGGGTGATAAATACTTTGGTATATGTACTCTTCTCGTGACTCTTCCCGGTCTTCCTATGATAGGACATGGACAATTTGAAGGTCTTACAGAAAAATATGGCATGGAATACCGCCGGTCCTATTTCGATGAAGTTGCTGATCAGGATCTGATGAACAGACATGAACGTGAAATCTATCCTCTTATGAAAAAAAGGATTCTCTTTGCAGGGGCCCGGAAGTTTCACCTTTTTGATTTCCGATCACGTGACACGGTGAATGAAGATGTTTACGCCTATTCAAACTCTCGGGAGAACGATCATGCTCTGGTCCTGTTTAATAACAGTAACAAACTGGCTGAAGGGCTCATTCAGGAAGAAACAATAAAGGGAATCATTTCAGAAGATGGAGAGTATCAGGGAGAAAGCTCTGAGACTCTTGGAGAAATATTGCATCTGAGTCCTACTGGGTTCACCCTTCTATTCGAAACAAAGAAAAGACTCTGGTATATCCATAGAAACAGTGAAATCCTGAAATATGGCCTTCCTGTCAAACTATATGGATATCAATCCAAAGTTTTTTATCCCATCCTGCAGCAGGAAGATGACGAGGAAAAAAGACTGGAAAAACTAATACTCAAGACTGGGGGCCGCGGAGTTCCAGACTTGGATAGAGCTCTAAAGTTCTCAGAATTGGAACCGCTGATCCATATGATGAAAACCTTCCTGGAGTCCAGAGTCATCGACACACCAGTCATGAGTGATTTGATCACCAGCTTGTCGAAGACCCTAATCCGAATCAGGAAGATACTCGACCGCAAAGAAAATCACCGAAAACCGCGAACTCAGGAAAGACTCATCCTCGAAGACATCGTCCGGCCTTCCTTTATGTCACTCATGCTTTGCGACCTAGATGATACCCGCCTTTTTTATATGGCTCGGTTCTACCAAAAATGGATAGAAGAATCCCCGGTTGATATCGATTCCCTCAAGAGTCTTTGGAAAGAAACCCTCCTAAGTGCAGACTTTAACTCCTGGTTCGGGATCAATCAATACAAAGAGATCATATGGTTCAATAGAGAGAGGATGGATGAGGCGTTTTGGTGGTTCAGCGTCCTATGCGGTCTTAAATTCCTAACACTAAAAGGGTCAGAGCAAGATCTTATTCTGATGAAGGAATTACCAAGATTCTTAAGTGACCTCCAAAAATCAATTGCAGAATCGGAGTACAGGATTTCTCAGATCTTTGTATGA
- a CDS encoding DUF2259 domain-containing protein codes for MKKKLLTVTVMILLIMTEVYAGDKAEFVNMGFSPDGSYFLFGQYGFAAEKTQCYADIYLVDVRNNKFVPASVFSGEYTATLEPGQSPDGALFSLLETAIPARKKYNIDYLKKGRPLYIRISDTDESMDVLDFRDFETGSRFSMKLIQDAVKNEDGQAVESSFFIEMTFTGSGGVNVPFVIGHPDFKRKGIEEYRIERVLTDPSNKSIIIIVAKIDNDLNVRYMVETVRIR; via the coding sequence ATGAAGAAAAAACTTCTAACAGTAACGGTAATGATCCTTTTAATCATGACAGAGGTATATGCCGGAGATAAAGCTGAATTTGTGAACATGGGATTTTCTCCTGACGGGAGTTATTTCTTATTCGGTCAGTATGGTTTTGCAGCAGAAAAAACACAGTGCTATGCTGATATATATCTGGTGGATGTCAGAAATAACAAATTTGTACCGGCCTCTGTTTTCTCTGGTGAATACACAGCGACTCTGGAACCCGGTCAATCTCCTGACGGAGCCCTCTTTTCATTGCTGGAAACAGCCATTCCTGCTAGGAAAAAGTACAATATTGATTATCTGAAAAAGGGACGGCCCCTTTATATCAGGATCAGTGATACCGATGAATCGATGGATGTTCTGGATTTCAGGGATTTTGAAACAGGTTCCCGTTTTTCTATGAAATTGATACAGGATGCGGTGAAAAACGAAGATGGACAAGCTGTTGAATCCTCCTTTTTTATTGAAATGACATTCACAGGATCTGGTGGTGTTAATGTTCCTTTTGTTATTGGACATCCAGATTTTAAGAGAAAAGGAATTGAAGAGTATCGAATTGAAAGGGTCTTAACAGATCCCTCAAATAAGTCCATCATCATTATTGTGGCCAAGATTGATAATGATCTTAATGTCCGGTATATGGTCGAGACTGTCAGAATCCGCTGA
- a CDS encoding SDR family NAD(P)-dependent oxidoreductase, with amino-acid sequence MNKTVLIIGSETLLGRKLIEVYLNSGCKVIAPVMTSQETMKESEKKNLLVIPWNRGSLVSAKTVYRESIRVFGTLDQAIIVNPELSSTPAFEDIDTEVMDELLNIYIHGTLYLIREILNYFKSKESGTLVFAETEKGLSPTAVLPSLISGSFHNTVEGLLLTDLEGLKSCAFTSRLTEMEDYAQFIRGILESDDPKINGEWLLFSEKKNLFQSLPILKRK; translated from the coding sequence ATGAATAAAACAGTCTTAATAATCGGAAGTGAGACCCTCCTGGGGCGAAAATTGATAGAGGTTTATCTTAATTCTGGCTGTAAAGTCATTGCACCTGTTATGACATCACAGGAGACGATGAAAGAGTCTGAAAAGAAAAATTTGCTGGTCATTCCCTGGAATAGAGGCTCTCTCGTTTCTGCAAAGACGGTCTACAGAGAGTCGATCAGAGTCTTCGGAACTCTGGATCAGGCCATCATTGTAAATCCTGAACTTTCATCAACACCCGCATTTGAAGATATCGATACGGAGGTCATGGACGAATTACTGAATATTTATATCCATGGGACACTCTATCTCATCAGGGAAATACTGAACTATTTTAAATCTAAAGAAAGTGGAACTCTTGTATTTGCCGAAACCGAAAAAGGATTGTCCCCGACGGCGGTGCTCCCCTCCCTAATCAGCGGAAGCTTTCACAACACCGTAGAAGGCTTACTCTTAACAGATTTAGAAGGCCTTAAAAGTTGTGCTTTTACTTCCCGCTTGACGGAAATGGAAGACTATGCACAATTCATCAGAGGGATTTTGGAATCGGATGATCCTAAAATAAACGGAGAATGGCTGCTTTTTTCAGAAAAGAAAAATTTATTCCAGTCCCTACCCATTCTTAAACGAAAATAA
- a CDS encoding diacylglycerol/polyprenol kinase family protein → METIQKEFVRKSIHLMIALVPTLAAWNYKLTVSLLIVGILVYTYAEYLRGRGQRVPIISDLTALASRDRDKGHFVLGPVTLGIGALSALLLYPHPAASIAIYALAFGDGLSSLSGKLFGGVQIPLTGGKTLAGSLTCFISVLTAGLFISQQPLSILLVALMATFLEALPSKDLDNIIIPMGTGLTASLIAF, encoded by the coding sequence TTGGAAACAATACAGAAAGAGTTTGTCAGAAAATCCATTCATTTGATGATTGCCCTGGTTCCCACTCTAGCCGCTTGGAACTACAAATTGACAGTCAGCCTCTTAATTGTTGGAATCCTTGTTTACACCTACGCAGAATATTTGCGCGGTAGGGGTCAGAGAGTCCCTATCATATCAGACCTGACTGCCTTAGCTTCCCGTGATAGAGACAAGGGCCATTTTGTACTTGGTCCAGTAACGCTTGGTATCGGTGCCTTGTCAGCATTGCTCCTATATCCTCATCCTGCTGCTTCGATTGCAATATACGCCTTGGCTTTTGGAGATGGACTATCTAGTCTGTCAGGAAAGCTCTTTGGAGGAGTTCAGATTCCTCTGACAGGGGGAAAGACTCTGGCTGGATCTTTAACCTGTTTTATATCAGTTCTTACAGCAGGGCTGTTTATATCTCAACAACCCCTTTCTATTCTGCTTGTTGCTTTAATGGCAACATTCCTTGAAGCTCTACCCTCAAAAGATCTTGATAATATTATCATTCCCATGGGAACCGGTTTAACAGCCAGTCTGATTGCCTTCTAG
- a CDS encoding diaminopimelate decarboxylase, whose product MNNKTIPFTREDLDRICQDHETPFHIYDKAAILKNAEDMIKAFSWVPGGYKNYFAVKALPNPYIIKLLAELGMGADCSSLPELILAEKAGLRGEQIMFTSNDTPMEEYEKALSMGAIINLDDITHLDYLQEGPGLPQLICFRYNPGPLKEGNAIIGSPEEAKYGFTREQLKEGYKKAAAYGVKRFGLHTMVASNELDPSYFVETAVLLIDLVNEISQECGISFEFINLGGGVGIPYKPEDSPVDIPYISREIEKAYKEKLGGTIHDGKLRVLMECGRVITGPYGYLVTKAIHKKNTYKNYIGVDACMADLMRPGMYGAYHHITIPGKESLPKDQTYDVAGSLCENNDKFAINRELPLIETGDYIVIHDTGAHGHAMGFNYNGKLRHAEYLLNEDKTVRQIRRKETIDDYFATLDFSDL is encoded by the coding sequence ATGAATAATAAGACAATACCCTTCACAAGAGAAGATCTTGACCGAATCTGCCAGGATCACGAAACCCCTTTTCACATATATGATAAAGCCGCGATTCTAAAGAACGCCGAAGATATGATTAAGGCTTTTTCATGGGTTCCCGGCGGTTATAAAAATTACTTTGCCGTCAAGGCTCTGCCGAATCCCTATATCATTAAATTACTGGCAGAGTTGGGTATGGGTGCTGACTGCTCCTCACTTCCCGAGTTGATTCTTGCAGAAAAAGCAGGTCTCAGGGGTGAACAGATCATGTTTACCTCAAATGACACACCCATGGAAGAGTATGAAAAAGCACTGTCCATGGGAGCCATCATCAACCTGGATGATATAACCCACCTGGATTATCTCCAAGAAGGACCAGGCCTTCCCCAACTGATCTGCTTCCGATACAACCCCGGTCCATTAAAAGAGGGAAATGCCATCATTGGTTCTCCCGAAGAAGCCAAATACGGTTTCACACGGGAACAGTTAAAAGAGGGTTATAAAAAAGCGGCGGCCTATGGTGTTAAACGCTTCGGCCTCCATACAATGGTTGCTTCCAACGAACTGGATCCTTCCTATTTTGTAGAAACAGCCGTGCTCCTCATTGATCTTGTAAATGAAATCTCTCAGGAATGCGGTATCAGCTTCGAATTTATCAATCTGGGTGGAGGAGTCGGGATTCCCTACAAGCCCGAAGATTCTCCTGTAGACATTCCTTATATTTCAAGAGAAATCGAGAAAGCCTACAAGGAGAAACTCGGAGGAACCATCCATGATGGAAAATTGAGAGTCCTCATGGAGTGTGGACGTGTGATCACAGGTCCCTATGGATACCTTGTAACGAAAGCCATCCATAAAAAGAATACTTATAAAAATTACATAGGTGTTGATGCCTGTATGGCAGACCTCATGAGACCCGGAATGTATGGAGCCTATCATCACATCACCATTCCCGGTAAAGAGTCTCTCCCTAAAGACCAAACCTATGATGTCGCCGGATCTCTTTGTGAGAATAATGACAAATTTGCCATTAACCGGGAGCTTCCGCTCATCGAAACCGGGGATTACATTGTGATCCATGATACTGGAGCACATGGACATGCCATGGGTTTCAACTATAACGGTAAGCTTCGTCATGCTGAATACCTGCTCAATGAAGATAAAACAGTGCGCCAAATCAGAAGAAAAGAGACAATCGATGATTACTTTGCAACCCTGGACTTTTCAGATCTTTAA
- a CDS encoding dicarboxylate/amino acid:cation symporter, giving the protein MKLWMKYSISAILGILLAFLLPENQIVASILHFVAEFSLRAGRFLVFPMIFFTLSVSVCQLRRDHRLGKVILKLLILSVSAAVLYTLLAVGISFILPVNRIPILADSTGWQSAIPFRNELFQPGLVESLREMVPANAFRIFSQPADYMLPALLFAFLLGTQLFYDREEAEPVYNLFDSFSRMFYRMNTLYTRILSVTLFSLSYESLSHIRRISDFSSYLSLIRLVLIISAVILLVLQPLVYFIITRKNPFHEIRAFLPGIIVSIFSGDNFINFLVMTRVLKENSGMKRKINGLVLPYLTLFSRAGSAMVTALSMLTILKSYSSLELTAFQISWVIGISILVSFILFSQSYMGIYTALITACTLYGRGHQDGYVLILPVLPILLLIAGLIDSFNTAYLSLLFSGDREFRIPEEVEDYI; this is encoded by the coding sequence ATGAAATTATGGATGAAATATTCAATTTCTGCCATTTTAGGTATATTACTGGCTTTTTTACTGCCTGAAAATCAAATAGTGGCCTCAATCCTACACTTCGTAGCTGAGTTTTCACTTAGAGCCGGGCGATTTTTGGTCTTTCCCATGATTTTCTTCACACTCTCTGTTTCAGTTTGTCAATTGAGAAGAGATCATCGTCTGGGCAAGGTGATTTTAAAACTACTGATCCTTTCTGTCAGTGCGGCTGTTCTCTACACATTACTGGCTGTGGGAATCTCCTTTATATTGCCTGTGAACAGAATCCCGATTTTAGCAGATTCAACGGGCTGGCAATCAGCAATCCCATTTAGAAACGAACTGTTTCAACCAGGACTCGTCGAATCATTAAGAGAAATGGTACCTGCAAATGCGTTCCGGATTTTTAGCCAACCTGCGGACTATATGTTGCCGGCACTTTTATTTGCTTTCCTTTTAGGAACTCAACTCTTTTATGACAGGGAAGAAGCAGAGCCGGTTTATAACCTTTTCGATTCCTTCAGCAGAATGTTTTACAGAATGAATACCCTCTATACGAGGATTCTCTCTGTGACACTCTTCAGCCTCAGCTATGAGTCATTGAGTCATATACGGAGGATTTCCGATTTTTCATCCTATTTAAGTCTTATTCGTCTTGTTCTGATCATTAGTGCGGTCATACTGTTAGTTTTACAGCCTCTAGTCTATTTCATCATCACGAGGAAAAATCCGTTTCATGAGATAAGAGCCTTTTTACCGGGAATTATTGTTTCTATTTTTAGTGGCGATAACTTTATCAATTTTCTAGTGATGACCAGAGTCCTCAAAGAGAATTCTGGAATGAAAAGGAAAATTAATGGATTGGTTTTGCCCTATTTAACGCTTTTTTCAAGAGCTGGTTCCGCCATGGTGACGGCCCTTTCTATGCTGACAATCCTCAAATCCTATTCCAGTCTGGAGTTGACGGCTTTTCAGATTTCCTGGGTAATAGGAATCTCAATTTTGGTTTCATTCATCCTTTTTTCACAATCATATATGGGAATTTATACCGCTTTGATAACGGCCTGTACTCTTTATGGAAGAGGTCACCAAGACGGATATGTACTGATTCTTCCTGTTCTTCCCATACTCCTGCTCATAGCCGGACTGATTGATTCATTCAATACAGCCTACCTGTCTCTTCTTTTCAGCGGTGACAGAGAGTTCAGAATCCCCGAGGAAGTTGAAGATTATATTTGA
- a CDS encoding proline--tRNA ligase, with the protein MRISQLFYQTLKEVPRDAQIPSHQLMFRAGMIQQLASGIYNYLPLAQKSLRKIETIIREELEKKGCQEVLLPVVQPAELWEKSGRWGYYGPELLRFKDRKNGDFCLGPTHEEVITDMVSKVLKSYKQLPWNLFQIQGKFRDEVRPRFGLMRGREFIMKDGYSFDTDEEASKETYWKMYEAYTAIFKRCGLTFRAVDAATGNIGGDMSHEFQVLAKSGEDMILSCDSCDYAANAEKASTPRTASNLTAEGQLPLEDIHTPGSRTIEEVSRFLKKDGSDFIKSIVYMIDDEAVLVLIRGDMEINESKLQTLCEANAVFLADDQTVLDVTGADTGFAGPVGLRKEIKIVADYSVTSSLNLVSGANRNDYHKINVNYSRDFKADLLGDLSFASAGDPCPKCAGKLEEHRGIEVGQVFYLGTKYSIPMECNYLDKDGKAHPAVMGCYGIGVGRTLAASIEQNHDEDGIIWPMAISPFEAVILPLQMNKEEVVEAGNSLYNNLVAAGIDVALDDREERAGFKFKDADLIGYPIQIIIGARSLEAGDVEIKIRKTGEKKNVPLDEIEMFVQKFIREEKEI; encoded by the coding sequence ATGCGAATCAGCCAGCTCTTTTATCAAACATTGAAAGAAGTCCCCCGGGACGCTCAGATCCCCAGCCATCAACTTATGTTTCGTGCTGGAATGATTCAGCAGCTTGCCAGTGGTATTTATAACTACCTGCCTTTGGCACAAAAGAGTCTTAGGAAGATAGAAACAATCATTCGTGAAGAATTGGAAAAAAAAGGGTGTCAGGAAGTTCTACTTCCTGTTGTACAGCCAGCAGAGCTTTGGGAAAAAAGTGGTCGGTGGGGATACTACGGCCCAGAGCTGCTACGATTCAAAGATCGCAAAAATGGTGATTTCTGTCTGGGCCCCACTCACGAGGAAGTCATTACCGACATGGTTTCCAAGGTTCTTAAATCCTATAAGCAGCTTCCCTGGAACCTCTTTCAGATACAAGGAAAATTCAGGGATGAAGTCCGTCCTCGGTTTGGATTGATGAGAGGACGTGAATTCATAATGAAAGACGGCTACAGTTTTGATACTGATGAAGAAGCCTCTAAGGAAACATACTGGAAAATGTATGAGGCCTATACTGCCATCTTTAAACGCTGTGGTTTGACATTCCGGGCCGTAGATGCCGCCACAGGAAATATTGGTGGTGATATGAGCCATGAGTTTCAGGTTCTGGCAAAATCTGGTGAGGATATGATTCTAAGCTGTGACAGCTGTGATTATGCTGCCAATGCAGAAAAAGCGTCCACCCCAAGGACTGCTTCAAATCTCACCGCTGAAGGACAGCTGCCTCTTGAAGATATCCATACTCCCGGCAGCAGGACCATAGAGGAAGTCTCGAGGTTTCTGAAGAAGGATGGTTCTGATTTTATCAAGTCTATTGTCTATATGATTGATGATGAGGCTGTTCTCGTATTGATACGCGGTGACATGGAGATCAATGAGTCCAAGCTTCAGACCCTCTGTGAAGCCAATGCTGTTTTCCTGGCTGATGATCAGACCGTCCTTGATGTAACGGGTGCTGATACAGGTTTTGCCGGGCCTGTAGGCCTGCGTAAAGAGATCAAGATTGTTGCTGATTACTCTGTTACTTCCAGTTTGAACCTGGTCAGCGGTGCAAATCGCAATGATTACCACAAGATCAATGTAAATTATAGTAGAGATTTTAAAGCCGATCTGCTGGGAGATCTGAGTTTTGCATCTGCCGGAGATCCTTGCCCTAAGTGTGCGGGGAAGCTTGAAGAGCACAGAGGTATTGAGGTCGGACAGGTCTTTTATCTAGGTACCAAATACAGTATTCCCATGGAATGCAACTATCTGGATAAGGATGGTAAGGCTCATCCTGCAGTTATGGGATGTTATGGCATCGGTGTAGGCCGGACTCTGGCGGCTTCGATAGAGCAAAATCATGATGAAGACGGCATTATATGGCCTATGGCCATATCTCCATTTGAAGCCGTTATATTGCCTCTGCAGATGAATAAGGAAGAGGTTGTTGAAGCCGGGAACTCTCTGTACAATAACCTTGTTGCAGCCGGTATAGATGTCGCGCTGGATGACCGTGAGGAGCGTGCCGGGTTTAAATTCAAAGATGCAGACCTCATTGGATACCCGATTCAGATCATCATCGGAGCCCGGTCTCTGGAAGCAGGGGACGTTGAAATTAAAATTAGAAAAACAGGGGAAAAGAAGAACGTTCCCCTGGATGAGATCGAAATGTTTGTTCAGAAATTCATCAGGGAAGAAAAAGAAATCTGA